The sequence TGTGTTCCCGGTCCCGAAATCCACTGGGCTTCGCCTTCTGCGGAAATCTCCAGCACATCTGCCTGCGCGGCGGACGCGCAGAATCCGGCCAGCGCAAGCGCAACCGTAGATGTGACCGAACGCAGAATCATCGCGAACCCTCCAGTGCCGCCCCCAATGCTTACATCAAGTGACAGCGCTATGACAAACCGAGTCCGGCCCAATTCCAGACACGACAAGGCCCGGAAAACCTAGGCTTTCCGGACCTCGAGGGCGGTGCAGTCGGCTGCCCGATGCACCATATATGGCTTTTATTGTTCTGTTGGCGCGATCAATCGAGCCGGTTTTCAAGCGACAGAAGGGCCAGGCGTGCGGCGCGGCGCGAATCGATCCACTGGCCGTCAGCCAGTTCCAGTTCGTAGCGATCGTTGCTGGCGATAGCGGCGCGATAGGCTTCCTCGGCCCGGGCGAAGTCGCCCGTGGCGGCATAGGCCGCGCCCAGGTTGATCAGCAGCGCGGGGTCACCCGGATTCTCGGCACGGGCAGCCTCAAGATTGGCAATCGCTGTCTGCATGTCGCCGGCGGCAACGGATTCATAGGCCACGTCGCGGGTCTCGCTTTCCTGCTCGACCATGGTCGCAGTCGGACCCATCTGTGCAGCCATCAGCACGGCAAGAGCAGTGGCAAACATCGGCATTCTCCCAAATCAGTTGCCCGAAGAATGCGCCGATCATGACGGTTCCGCAACAAAACTGTCATTTTGTCATAAAAGTGAAACATGACGGCGCGCCATCCGTATCCGCGGCCAGGTTTCAGCAAACTGTAACACAGCCAACAAACTGTCACGCGCCATCCCTAGCGGACTCCTCGCGACATCGCATTTCGCATTCCTGATTTTCGGTTTTTTGAGGGGACCGTTCGCTGTGACTACTCTTTCCCGTTCGCTGATTCTCGGCGTTTCCGTAATGACGCTGGCTGCCTGTGGCGCTGATGAAATCGTTTCGCCCGGCACCGGTGGCAATGTGACGATCAACAACGTCACCAACAACCCGGCCCCGACGCCCACGCCGTCGCCGACGCCGACCGCCACGCTGGTAACCCCGGCCAACGGCTGCCCCACCATCGCCGACCCGCAGGGCCTGACCGATGAAGGCACCATCACTGGCCCCGAAGGCGAATGGCGCGTCTGCGCGACGCCGGATCGCTTCAACGTCTCCTCCACCCTGCCGCGCGTCGATGGCCTGCTCTATCGCCTGCCCGGCCAGGTCAATGTCGGCACCGACGGTGGCCCGGCTGATGTCGGCGCCGATACCGATGTCGAGCTGACCATCGAGCCCGGCGTGATTATCTACGCCAGCGGTTCGTCGTTCCTGAACGTCAACCGTGGCAACTCGATCGACGCCAACGGCACCGCCAGCATGCCGATCATCTTCACCAGCCGCGACAATATCCTGGGCCTCAACAACGAGAACTCCTCGGGCCAGTGGGGCGGCGTCGTCCTCTCCGGCCGCGCCCCGGTGACCGACTGCTTCCAGCCGGCCGCCGTCCCGGGCACCGTCGATTGCGAACGCCAGGTGGAAGGTGCGGCTGCACCGACCTTCTTCGGCGGCGCGACCAACGACGACTCGTCGGGTTCGCTCAGCTATGTGCAGATCCGCTATTCGGGCTTCGTCCTGTCGGGCGACAACGAGCTGCAGTCGCTGACCACGGGCGGCACCGGTACCGGCACCTCGATGAGCTACATCCAGTCGGTCAACTCGTCGGATGACGGCGTCGAATTCTTCGGCGGCTTCGTCAATCTCGATCACCTGATCGTGGCCGGCGCGGAGGACGACTCGCTCGACACCGACACCGGCGTGAAGGCCAACCTGCAGTACGTGCTGGTCGCCCAGCGCGACGGCATCGGTGACGCGATCATCGAGGCTGACTCGAACAACGGCCTGGAAGACCAGACCCCGCGCCAGAACACGCAGGTGAGCAACTTCACCTTCATCCAGCGCAAGACCGACGACCAGGTGGTCCGCATCCGCGGTGGTGCCGACTATGGCTTGTCGAACGGTGTCATCTTCGATGCGACCGGCGCCACGCCTTGCATCCGCATCGACCTCGACGAGACCATCCGCGCCGCAAACGCCGGCCTCGACGATGTCGGCCCGCCGACCTTCAACTCGGTGGCGCTGGATTGCACCACCAACTTCCGCGACGGCAGCGGTGGCGTGACCGCCGCGCAGGCCGAGGCGATCTTCGATGCCGGTACCGGCAACGACAAGGCCTACACCCACTCGATCGTGAACGGTTACCTGAACGGTGCCAACGAGGACGGTTACGCGCCGATCTTCGACGCCACCGCACTGTCGAGCTTCTTCGACACCGTCACCTTCATCGGGGCGGTCTCGGCGGCCGATGACTGGACCCAGGGCTGGACCTGCGATTCCGCCGCGCTGACCTTCGGCAACAACACCGGCAGCTGCCTCGGCATCCCGGTCTTCTGATGATGCGCAGGAGGGGGAGCGTTCGCGCGGCCTTGGGCCACGCGCCGCTTCCCCTCCCGCTTTTTTTGCCGGCGGGCCGCATGGCTCGCCCTGACTTTTCGGATCGACCCATGAGGGATTCATGAACATGACCACTGGCAAGCGGCTGGCGGGGCTGCTGTTGCTCACCACCGCGCTCACCATGCCCAGCGCGGCTTTTGCACAAGATGTCGGCGCTGAAACCGACGAGGAACTGCCGCAGGACGACGAGCAGGTCGAAGAACCCGATGTTTCGATCCCCGGCGGTTCCATCATCGTTACCGGCCGCATCAATCGCAATCCGGAGCGCAACTCCTCGCAGGTCGTGAACGTGCTCTCTACCGAGCAGATCGCGCGGACGGGTGAAGGCGACATCGCCGGCGCGCTGGCCCGCGTCACCGGCCTGTCGGTGCAGGGCGACGGCTTCGTCTTCGTGCGCGGCCTCGGCGATCGCTATTCGCTGGCGCTGCTCAACGGCCTGCCGCTGCCCTCGCCGCAGCCGCTCAGCCGCGTGGTCCCGCTCGACATCTTCCCCACCAACGTAGTCGCTTCCAGCCTGGTGCAGAAGACCTATTCCGCCAACTTCCCGGGTGAATTCGGCGGCGGCGTGATCAACCTCACCACCCGCGCCATTCCCGACGAGAGCTTCCTCGAGATCAGCGGCGGCCTCAGCGGCAACACCGAAACCACCTTCCATAATGGCCTGAGCTATTACGGGTCGGACTTCGACTGGTTCGGCTTCGATGATGGCACGCGCGACGTCCCGCCCGCGCTGCAGACCTATTTCGACAGCGGCCTGCGCATGAGCGACGTGCCGCTCGACCCCGAACAGAACATCGGCGGAGCACCGTTCACGCAGCTCGATATCGCCAAGCAACTGGGCAACCCCAACCTGATCCTGCTGCAGAAGATTGGCGACATCCCGGCCAACTGGTCGGCTGGCCTGACGGCCGGCACCTCGGTCGATGTCGGTTCGGACGGCGTGCTGGGCATGGTGCTGACCGGCTCGATCAGCAACAGCTGGCGCACCCGCGACATCGCCTCGCAATCGATCCTGGCGGGCTTCACGCTCGACAGCGACTTCCGCGATCTCGTCACCGACAACTCGGTACTGGTGAATGCCCTCCTCGGCTTCGGGCTGGAATTCGGCGACCATCGCATCCGCTGGACCAACCTGTTCATCCGCGACAATTCCAAGCTCGCGCGCCTGTCCGAAGGCGAGGACTTCCAGGACGACGACTCCATCCAGCAGCAGCAGACCGCCTGGTACGAACGCCAGCTAATCGACACGCAGCTGGTGGCGGAACTGGAGTTCGGCGACCTCGGCGTGGAGCTGCGTGGCGGCTATGCCCGCACCGATCGCGAGGCGCCGTATGAGTACACCTTTACCTATGTGCGCGATAGCGCCCAGGGTCCGCTCAGCGACCAGTTCATCAACGTGCTCGACCGTCAGACGGGTGACGCCTCGGTGGTGTTCTCCGACCTGCAGGAAGAGCTCTACGCCGGCGGTATCGACCTCAGCTATCCGATCTTCGACAGCTTCGCACTGACGGTCGGCTATGCCTACAGCGATACCGAACGTTTTTCGGCACGCCGCGAGTTCCTGTTCAACGCGCCGACCAGCTTCCCCGATGCGGTGGGCCTGCTGCGGCCGGACCTGCTGCTGGGCGACGCGATCATCGACTACTTCGATATCGGCCTGATCGAATCCACCCAGACCGACCCGGCCTTCGAGGCCGGACTGACGATCCACGCCGGTTACGGCAAGATCAACTGGGAGCCGGTGCTGGGCGTCCAGCTGGATGTCGGTGTGCGCTACGAGGATGCCGAACAGACCGTCGATCCGGTCGAGGTGTTCAACACGCCGCTCAATTCCGCCAGCTCGACCGCGCTCAACAACGATTACTGGCTGCCCGCGGCCACGATCACCGTCGAGCCGATGGATAACCTGCAACTGCGCGCCAATGCCAGCCGCACGCTAGCCCGTCCGCAGTTCCGCGAGCTGATCTTCCAGACCTACTACGACCCGGAAACCAATCGCCAGTTCAACGGCAACCCGTTCCTGGTGGATAGCGAGCTGCTCAACTTCGAACTGCGCGGCGAATATTACTTCGGCGGCAGCGACCGGATTTCGCTGGCCGGCTTCTACAAGGATATCGACAATCCGATCGAAGCCTTCTCCAGCTTCTCCGACAACAACCAGCTGACCAGCTTCGCCAATGCGCCCAGCGCTACGCTATGGGGTGTCGAGGCGGACCTGCAGTACACCTTCGACCTCTACAACTGGGGCGGCTTCTTCGAGACCAAGGAACTGGTGCTGGTGACGAACTACACCTACACCAATTCCGAAATCTCGGTGGCGACGGGCGACATCACCCGCCTGTTCCCGGGCGGCGATACGCCTGCCAGCAACCTGTTCACCGACGGTGTCCCGCTGACCGGCCAGTCCGACCACCTGGTCAATGCCCAGCTGACGCTGGAGGACATCGACCAGCTGCAGCAGTTCACGGTGCTGGTATCCTACGCCAGCGAACGCGTGACCAGCCGCGGTACTTCCGGGCTGCCGGACGTGATCGAGGATCCGGGCCTGCAGATCGATCTGGTCGCGCGCCAGGGCTTCGACCTGTGGGGCAACGAGGTGGAGCTGAAGCTGGAGGCCCGCAATATCCTGGGTCGCCGCTACGAGGAGTTCCAGACCGACGGCACCAACCGTGCGGACATCAACTCCTACGATCGCGGCACCGAACTGGCGGCCTCGCTGTCGATCACTTTCTGACAGTCGCCTACAGGGGGCGATAACGAACGGCTTCCGTCGCGAGACGGGAGCCGTTCTTCTTTGCTGGTCGGTATCGAGCCTAGATCAGGTCGAGTACGTAGCCGCGGCCGTGGACGGTGCGCAGCAGCTCGCCCGCACCGACGTGGCGCAGGCCCTGCCGCAGTCGCTTGATCCACACATCGACGGTACGCAGGTACTCGGGATCGCCATCCTTGCCGAGCGCGTCGACGAGTTCCTGCCGCGTCAGCACGCGGTTGGGGTTCTCCGCCATGAAGCGCAGCACGCGGAATTCGTTGGGTCGCAGCGTGACGAGTTGCCCCCGCCAGCAGGCCTGTTCGCCAGCGATGTTGATCTGCAGGTCGCCCAGGTCGAGCATGCGCCTCGCCGGTGTCGCCGGACCCAGCGCAAACAGGGCCAGGACCCGGTCGAGCATGGCCTGCCGGTCCAGCGGCCCGACGGCATAGTCATCGGCACCCGCCTTCAGCGCACGGCGCCGGTCTTCCGGGTCATCCTCGTCCAGCACCATGGTGACATGCGCATCGCGCATGCGCGCGTCGGACCGCAGCCGGCGGACCATTTCCAGGCCCGACAGTTCCTCCATCACCCAGTCGACGAATACCCAGGCCCGGCCGTCGACCAGCCGATTCGGCCCCTCAGGCTGCAGGTGCGCGAAGGTGAACAGGGTCTCGCCCTGCTGAAAGTCCTCGAACCGCGCGGCGGCCGCGTCTGTCGTGAAAATGAAAGTGCGAAGCATGTCCCGAACCTGCTGGTGTCGTCCGGATTGTCTGCCTCGCCAGCATGACCATCCTATGACACCGCAGGGCGGGAATTTCGGACTGGCTACATCGCCGGCGCCGGGCAGTAGCGGGCCAGGTACTGGCCGTGGCCGGGCATGTGCTGGACGAAGAAGCGCACGGATTTCTCGATCTCGTCGAGCTCATGGCGCGCCTTCTCCTGGTCCAGGGCCTCTGCCATCGCGTTATGGCCCCGCATATGGATGCCCTGGCCCATCATCACCGCGGCCCAGCTGGTCTCGGTGAACAGCTCGTCCTCCTCGCGGAAGACCTGGCCATTCATCTTGAACAGCTCGACCTTCTCGGTGAGGCTGTCGGGCACGCTCATCGTGCGGCAGTAATTCCAGAACTCGGAATCGTCGCGCGTCGTGGCGTTGTAGTGCAGGATCAGGAAGTCGCGGATCTTCTCGTATTCCTTCACCGTCAGCCGGTTGAAGGTGTTGGCCTGGGCCTCGGTCACGCCGTCCATCGAAAGCAGCGCCATCAGCTTGTTGATGCCGGTGTTGATGAGGTGGATCGAGGTCGATTCCAGCGGCTCCATGAAGCCTGCGGCAAGGCCGATGGCGATCACGTTCTTGTTCCAGAATTTCTTGCGCCGCCCGGTCACGAAGCGAAGGTGGTTGGGCTCGGCCGTCGGCTTGCCGGCCATGTTCTTCACCAGGATGTCGGTCGCCTCGTCGGCATCCATGAAGGCGTCGCAATAGACATGGCCGTTGCCGTTGCGATGCTGCAGCGGCACCTGCCACTGCCAGCCTGCCGAATGGGCGGTGGCGCGGGTGAAGGGCGGGGGCGGGCTGCCGTCGTCGCGGTTGCAGGGCAGGGCCACGGCGCGGTTGCAGGGCAGCCAGTGGGTCCAGTCCTCATAGCCGGTTTCCAGCGTCTGTTCGATCAGCAGTCCGCGAAAGCCCGAGCAATCCACGAACAGATCGCCGGCAATGGTCTGTCCGCTCTCGAGCTTGACCGACGTGACGAAGCCGGATTCCGGATCCTGCTGCACGTCGACGACCTTGCCTTCCTGCCGCACCACGCCCCGCTTCTCGGCGAATTTGCGCAGGAAGCCGGCGTAGGCGGTGGCATTGATGTGATAGGCATAGTTGACCGGCGGCAGATCGTCGCGGCGCATGTCCTGCGTCTTGGCGAACTTGCCGAAATAGGCAGCCATGGTCTCGATATTGAAGGCCTGGATGGGACGGTTGTCCCCCTGCTGGCGGAAGTGATGCCAGATATGCAGGAAGGTGATCCCGCCGATGGGATAGCCGTAGTTGCCGAACGGGTGGATGTAGCTGTCGCCCAGCTTGCCCCAGTTCTCGAACTGGATGCCGAGCTTGAAGGTGCCCTGGACGGCCGCCATCATCTCCGCCTCTTCCACGCCGAGGAGCCGCTGGAATTCGACAAATGGCGGGATCGTGGCTTCACCGACGCCTACGGTGCCGATCATTTCCGACTCGATCAGCGTGACGTTGAGATCATGCCCCTCGCGCAGGCGGGACAGCGCCGCCGCAGTCATCCATCCGGCCGTACCACCGCCGACAACCACAATGTTCTTTAAAGCCATTTCTTGTCGCAATCCTCTCGTACCCGGCAAGTCTAGCGCGCTTCCCGGACCATCGCAAAATCGCCCGAAAGTCTAGGATGCGCGCACCCTGCCGGACCTGCTACTGCAAAAATGATACACATCTCACGGCTAATTGTGAACGTTCATTTTTGGGGTTGTGAACGCTAACATTAGTGGTATGCAAGGCGTGATGTCCCGGGTGGGATATGTGTGTTTTGGAAGCGATCTAGTCTGAAAAATCCAGGCGGATCAAAGGGGAGGCCTTAAGTGTCAGCTCGAATCGTCAACCGTAATACCGTGACAGGTGGCCGCTTCCGCGCGCTCGCCGGTGTTTCCAGCCTTGCCCTGTGCATGGCCGTCAGCAACGTCGCTTTCGCGCAGGAAGCGCCGGAAGAGGAAGCTGACGAAACCGAAACCAACACCATCGTGGTGTCGGGCTTCCGGGCCTCGCTGCAGAGCGCGCAGGGCATCAAGGAAAATGCCGACACGTTCGTCGACGTGATTACCGCCGAAGACATCGGCGCGCTGCCTGACCGCTCGGTAACCGAAGCGCTGCAGCGTGTCCCGGGCGTCAACATCGGTCGCTTCGAAAAGCCGACCGACCCCGACCGCTTCTCGGTGGAAGGCACCGGCGTCATCATTCGCGGCCTTCCCTATGTCCGTTCGGAACTGAACGGCCGCGAGATCTTCTCCGCCACCGGTGGCCGCGTGCTCAGCTTCGAAGACGTGTCGCCCGAGCTGCTCGGCCGCGTCGAGGTCTTCAAGAACGTCACCGCCGACATGATCGAAGGCGCGATTGCTGGTACGGTGAACCTCGTCACCCGCAAGCCGCTCGACCGCCCCGGCCTGAACATCGCCGGTTCGTTCGAGATGAACTACGGCGACCTGCGCGAAGACTGGTCGCCCACCTACAACGCGCTGATTTCGAATACCTTCGATACCGGCATCGGTACTTTCGGCCTGCAGGCTGCCTATTCGAACAGCGAATTGCGCAGCCGCACCGACGCCTCGCAGATCTCCGATCCCTGCTACCGCGATCCCAGCGATTTCTCGCAGGGTTGTATCCGCTCGACCTTCGTGAGCTCGGGCGGCTTCGGTGACCAGCTGTTCGACGCGACCAACTTCCCGCCGTCTGGCTCGGTCATCGTTCCGCAGTATGCGAACGTGCGTACGACCGACCTGAACCGCGAGCGCGAAGCCATCTCGCTGATCGGTCAGTTCGAAAGCACCGATGGTCGTTTCCTGCTTACCGCCGAGTATCTGCGTTCCGACACGACCTTTGGCACCGAGGAATTCGCGCTGCTGGGCCGTATCGACGACGGTGTCTCCTCGCCGAACCCGGCTGCCGGCAGCACCTGGACCTTCGACGAGAACGGCCTGCTCGAAACCGGCGTCCTGACCCAGAACGTCGGCGACATCTTCGCCAACCCGTTCGGTCGCGGTGGCATTCCGCTCGACGCCCTGCGCTTCGTGCGTGAAGCTCAGTCGGTGACCGAGGACTTCTCGATCGATATCGACATGGAGTTCAGCGACCGGTTCCGCGCGACCTTCGAAGGCCAGTACATTACTTCCAACCTGACGCGTGATTCCGTCTTCGGTGCCACCAGCACCTGGGCCGACATCGCGCTCGACCTGCGTGGCAGCGTGCCGGACATCCAGTTCATCGCGCCTCCGGGCAGCCCGGACGATTACTTCACCAGCGGCTTCTACACCTACTACTGGTTCGGCCTCGACAGCCGCGAAGCCAACGACGGCGAACTCTACAGCCTGCGTGCAGACTTCGAATACGACATCAGCGATGGCTTCTTCCGCGCCGTGCGTTTCGGTGGTCGCTGGTCCGAACGTGATCGTGCGACGCGCAACACCGACTTCAGCACCTGGGGCAACCTGTCTGCTCCGTGGGCAGGTCGCGGCGGTTGTACGCCTTGGGGCGAAGGCCCTGGCTGTCAGCCGGGCGCGCAGGGTACTGTTGCCCAGGACTGGAGCGGCGATGGCGTCGTGCAGTGCGAATGGGGTGAGTGCCCCGGTTACACGCCGGGCCGATTCTACATCGGCGGCCCGTTCCCCGGTAACGACAACTTCCTGGTTCCGGGCAACATCGATGGCATCGGTGGCGGTGCCTACATCGATGAATTCCCGGCCTATGCCAATTATCGCGATCCGTTCGCTGCCGGCTTCCAGCGGGGCAATTCGACGACTCCGATTCCCGGTGGCGGCGCATTCTTCTACGGCGGCGACGATTTCCTCGCGGAATATCTGGACGGTGTGACCGACCAGCAGTGGGACGAAATCACCACCTTCGGCCAGAGCCCCGAGCGCTTCAACCTCGGCGTCAACGGTCGTTCCTACACCGATCCGATCACCGGCGTGACCACGCAGTGTGATCCCTTCTGCCCGTTCGAAACGACGGACGTGATCGAAGTCACCAAGGCAGCCTATGCTCGCCTCGACTATGGCCACGATTTCGCCAACGGCTGGGCGCTCGAAGGCAACATCGGGCTCCGCTATGTCGAAACCACGGTGGAAACGGGCGGCCTGATCGGCTTCCCCAACCCGATCCGTTTCGATGATCCGGCTGGTAGCGGCAATGGCGACGGCGTCGTGACGGTCCAGGAAATCCAGGACTCGTGCCAGGCTCCGGCTGCGCCGGGCGTGCAGCGCGGCTTCTGTGATCCCTCCTTCGCTCCGCGACTGGCAGAGTTCGCAGCCGCCTATACCGGCGAGATCATCGACGACAGCCGCGACATCACCTTCGACAATTGGCTGCCCAGCTTCAACGCAAGGCTGGACTTCGGTAACGGCATGCTGGTTCGTGCCGCAGTATCGAAGGGTATCTCGCGCCCCGACCTGATCCTGTTCCGTTCGGGCGGCGGCTTGGGCGACAACACCGGCAACCTGCTGCAGGCGGGTAACCTGCTTACCGGTCCGCTGTTCACGCTGCGTGGCGGCAACCGTAACCTGCGTCCGGTGGAATCCTGGAACTACGACCTCTCGTTCGAGTGGTACTTCGACACGGTCGGCTCACTCACCGCGTCGGTGTTCCTCAAGGACATCGAGGGCATCGTGAACACCGGTCTCGAGACCCGCACCTACACTGCGCCCAGCGGCGTCACCGTGGATGCGACCTTCCAGGGCCCGTTCAACGATCAGAGCGGTAACCTGAAGGGCTTCGAGATTGCCTACCAGCAGGTCTACGACTTCCTGCCGGGCTTCCTCGACGGTCTCGGCTCGCAGATCACCTATACCTACATCGACGGCGGGGACTTCTCGAACCCGAACCTGGCAAACCCGGGTGAACCTTCGGTGGCCACGGGCGGATCGGAGCTGCTGGCAGGTCCGTACTCCTTCCTGCAGCCGCTGGCCGGGATTTCCGAGCACACTGTCAACGCAACCATGTTCTACGAGCGTGGGCCGCTGGCACTGCGTGCAGCCTACAACTGGCGTTCGGCATTCCTGATCACGCCACGCGACGACATCTTCCCGTTCTCGCCGATCTGGCAGGAAGACACCGGGCAGCTCGACGCGTCGATTTTCTATTCGGTCACCGACGACATCAAGGTCGGCGTGCAGGCGGTGAACCTGCTCGACGAAGTCACCGAGACCAGTCAGGTGATCGATTTCGACGGCACCCGCGTAACGCGATCTTCGTTCCGCAACGACCGTCGATTTACTTTCCTCGTCCGTTTCGACTTCTAAGGTCGGAGCTCCTCCGGACGAAGGACCACATGGGCTCCTGCGCTCCTCTCGCGCAGGGGCCCATTTTTTCCGGCGCGGCGGATGGGGTAAGCATCCGCCCGCCGAGAGTGGGAAGGGCCCGAAATGACCGACTGCGCGAGAACTTCGCGTCGCCTCGGCTTGCGCCGTTCCGCGACGAAAAACAAAGGCATCTGGCAATATTGCGCAGACGCCGCTACCGGTCTGCCGCTTAGGGGATTTGGGTAATGGCACGCAGGCGCCAATCCGTAACGATCAAACATGTAGCCGCCGACGCCGGCGTGTCGCTGCAGACCGTTAGTCGTGTCATCAACAATGAAGCCAACGTCCGCCCGGAAATGAAGGAGCGGGTGCAGGCTTCGATCGACAAGCTCGGCTACG is a genomic window of Aurantiacibacter sp. MUD11 containing:
- a CDS encoding tetratricopeptide repeat protein, with the translated sequence MFATALAVLMAAQMGPTATMVEQESETRDVAYESVAAGDMQTAIANLEAARAENPGDPALLINLGAAYAATGDFARAEEAYRAAIASNDRYELELADGQWIDSRRAARLALLSLENRLD
- a CDS encoding TonB-dependent receptor domain-containing protein; the encoded protein is MTTGKRLAGLLLLTTALTMPSAAFAQDVGAETDEELPQDDEQVEEPDVSIPGGSIIVTGRINRNPERNSSQVVNVLSTEQIARTGEGDIAGALARVTGLSVQGDGFVFVRGLGDRYSLALLNGLPLPSPQPLSRVVPLDIFPTNVVASSLVQKTYSANFPGEFGGGVINLTTRAIPDESFLEISGGLSGNTETTFHNGLSYYGSDFDWFGFDDGTRDVPPALQTYFDSGLRMSDVPLDPEQNIGGAPFTQLDIAKQLGNPNLILLQKIGDIPANWSAGLTAGTSVDVGSDGVLGMVLTGSISNSWRTRDIASQSILAGFTLDSDFRDLVTDNSVLVNALLGFGLEFGDHRIRWTNLFIRDNSKLARLSEGEDFQDDDSIQQQQTAWYERQLIDTQLVAELEFGDLGVELRGGYARTDREAPYEYTFTYVRDSAQGPLSDQFINVLDRQTGDASVVFSDLQEELYAGGIDLSYPIFDSFALTVGYAYSDTERFSARREFLFNAPTSFPDAVGLLRPDLLLGDAIIDYFDIGLIESTQTDPAFEAGLTIHAGYGKINWEPVLGVQLDVGVRYEDAEQTVDPVEVFNTPLNSASSTALNNDYWLPAATITVEPMDNLQLRANASRTLARPQFRELIFQTYYDPETNRQFNGNPFLVDSELLNFELRGEYYFGGSDRISLAGFYKDIDNPIEAFSSFSDNNQLTSFANAPSATLWGVEADLQYTFDLYNWGGFFETKELVLVTNYTYTNSEISVATGDITRLFPGGDTPASNLFTDGVPLTGQSDHLVNAQLTLEDIDQLQQFTVLVSYASERVTSRGTSGLPDVIEDPGLQIDLVARQGFDLWGNEVELKLEARNILGRRYEEFQTDGTNRADINSYDRGTELAASLSITF
- a CDS encoding response regulator transcription factor; amino-acid sequence: MLRTFIFTTDAAAARFEDFQQGETLFTFAHLQPEGPNRLVDGRAWVFVDWVMEELSGLEMVRRLRSDARMRDAHVTMVLDEDDPEDRRRALKAGADDYAVGPLDRQAMLDRVLALFALGPATPARRMLDLGDLQINIAGEQACWRGQLVTLRPNEFRVLRFMAENPNRVLTRQELVDALGKDGDPEYLRTVDVWIKRLRQGLRHVGAGELLRTVHGRGYVLDLI
- a CDS encoding tryptophan halogenase family protein, producing the protein MALKNIVVVGGGTAGWMTAAALSRLREGHDLNVTLIESEMIGTVGVGEATIPPFVEFQRLLGVEEAEMMAAVQGTFKLGIQFENWGKLGDSYIHPFGNYGYPIGGITFLHIWHHFRQQGDNRPIQAFNIETMAAYFGKFAKTQDMRRDDLPPVNYAYHINATAYAGFLRKFAEKRGVVRQEGKVVDVQQDPESGFVTSVKLESGQTIAGDLFVDCSGFRGLLIEQTLETGYEDWTHWLPCNRAVALPCNRDDGSPPPPFTRATAHSAGWQWQVPLQHRNGNGHVYCDAFMDADEATDILVKNMAGKPTAEPNHLRFVTGRRKKFWNKNVIAIGLAAGFMEPLESTSIHLINTGINKLMALLSMDGVTEAQANTFNRLTVKEYEKIRDFLILHYNATTRDDSEFWNYCRTMSVPDSLTEKVELFKMNGQVFREEDELFTETSWAAVMMGQGIHMRGHNAMAEALDQEKARHELDEIEKSVRFFVQHMPGHGQYLARYCPAPAM
- a CDS encoding TonB-dependent receptor domain-containing protein, which codes for MSARIVNRNTVTGGRFRALAGVSSLALCMAVSNVAFAQEAPEEEADETETNTIVVSGFRASLQSAQGIKENADTFVDVITAEDIGALPDRSVTEALQRVPGVNIGRFEKPTDPDRFSVEGTGVIIRGLPYVRSELNGREIFSATGGRVLSFEDVSPELLGRVEVFKNVTADMIEGAIAGTVNLVTRKPLDRPGLNIAGSFEMNYGDLREDWSPTYNALISNTFDTGIGTFGLQAAYSNSELRSRTDASQISDPCYRDPSDFSQGCIRSTFVSSGGFGDQLFDATNFPPSGSVIVPQYANVRTTDLNREREAISLIGQFESTDGRFLLTAEYLRSDTTFGTEEFALLGRIDDGVSSPNPAAGSTWTFDENGLLETGVLTQNVGDIFANPFGRGGIPLDALRFVREAQSVTEDFSIDIDMEFSDRFRATFEGQYITSNLTRDSVFGATSTWADIALDLRGSVPDIQFIAPPGSPDDYFTSGFYTYYWFGLDSREANDGELYSLRADFEYDISDGFFRAVRFGGRWSERDRATRNTDFSTWGNLSAPWAGRGGCTPWGEGPGCQPGAQGTVAQDWSGDGVVQCEWGECPGYTPGRFYIGGPFPGNDNFLVPGNIDGIGGGAYIDEFPAYANYRDPFAAGFQRGNSTTPIPGGGAFFYGGDDFLAEYLDGVTDQQWDEITTFGQSPERFNLGVNGRSYTDPITGVTTQCDPFCPFETTDVIEVTKAAYARLDYGHDFANGWALEGNIGLRYVETTVETGGLIGFPNPIRFDDPAGSGNGDGVVTVQEIQDSCQAPAAPGVQRGFCDPSFAPRLAEFAAAYTGEIIDDSRDITFDNWLPSFNARLDFGNGMLVRAAVSKGISRPDLILFRSGGGLGDNTGNLLQAGNLLTGPLFTLRGGNRNLRPVESWNYDLSFEWYFDTVGSLTASVFLKDIEGIVNTGLETRTYTAPSGVTVDATFQGPFNDQSGNLKGFEIAYQQVYDFLPGFLDGLGSQITYTYIDGGDFSNPNLANPGEPSVATGGSELLAGPYSFLQPLAGISEHTVNATMFYERGPLALRAAYNWRSAFLITPRDDIFPFSPIWQEDTGQLDASIFYSVTDDIKVGVQAVNLLDEVTETSQVIDFDGTRVTRSSFRNDRRFTFLVRFDF